Proteins from a genomic interval of Candidatus Woesearchaeota archaeon:
- a CDS encoding IS6 family transposase, which translates to MRNNPNKITSAIDLYLSNLSSRKTRNFFRRHLEHNASHVTILNWCLKYIKRVDKYTRKLKPNISGKIYLDETEINCKGKYHFLWVGVDWDTRFIPSSQYTTFRSCEKAREIFDDIKSKGNTKFVQTDSAMFYPYAFRKSFAYHKRKNNEVEHRVINTRRTGKYNVRIETVFSKLKDRIDDFRSLKSKECAEILIKGLILQHNFIEQHSTTGKIPCELAGINLELGKDRWMDLIKLSSMN; encoded by the coding sequence ATGAGAAATAATCCAAATAAGATAACTTCTGCAATAGACTTATACCTCTCTAATCTTTCAAGCAGAAAAACAAGAAACTTCTTTAGAAGACACTTAGAGCATAACGCTTCACACGTAACTATTCTTAATTGGTGTTTAAAGTATATAAAAAGAGTTGATAAATATACACGCAAACTAAAACCCAATATTTCTGGAAAAATATATTTAGATGAAACTGAAATAAATTGTAAAGGCAAATATCATTTTCTTTGGGTTGGTGTGGATTGGGATACAAGATTTATCCCTTCATCGCAATATACTACTTTTAGAAGCTGTGAAAAAGCAAGAGAAATTTTTGATGATATAAAAAGCAAAGGTAATACTAAATTTGTTCAAACTGACTCTGCTATGTTTTATCCTTACGCCTTTAGAAAGTCTTTTGCTTATCATAAAAGAAAGAACAACGAAGTAGAGCATAGAGTAATTAATACAAGAAGAACTGGAAAATACAACGTGAGAATAGAAACTGTCTTCTCTAAACTTAAAGACAGGATTGATGACTTTAGAAGTTTAAAGTCTAAAGAGTGTGCTGAAATCTTAATTAAAGGTTTAATCTTGCAACATAACTTTATAGAGCAACATTCAACAACAGGAAAGATACCTTGTGAGTTAGCAGGAATAAATTTAGAGTTAGGTAAAGATAGGTGGATGGATTTGATTAAGTTAAGCAGTATGAATTAA
- a CDS encoding AbrB/MazE/SpoVT family DNA-binding domain-containing protein: MQLQAQISREYQGTKYEKFWIVIPSRVLEKLNWKKGQELNAEVKNDKLIIEKNK; the protein is encoded by the coding sequence ATGCAATTACAAGCTCAAATAAGTAGAGAATATCAAGGCACAAAATATGAGAAGTTTTGGATTGTAATACCTTCCAGAGTATTAGAAAAACTTAATTGGAAAAAAGGTCAAGAATTAAACGCAGAAGTAAAAAACGATAAACTTATAATAGAAAAAAATAAATAG
- the tsaD gene encoding tRNA (adenosine(37)-N6)-threonylcarbamoyltransferase complex transferase subunit TsaD, which yields MICLGIESTAHTFGVGIVSSKGNILANVKRVFTTEKGGMIPTEVAEHHKKIAKIVIDEAIIAAKIKPEDIDLISYSRGPGMAPSLHVGFNQAKQLSESLKKPLIPVNHCVAHLEIGKIQTKAKDPVLLYTSGANTQIIAYEGKRYRIFGETLDQGVGNFLDSFARYMGLGFPGGPKIYELSLSSKNYIKLPYSVKGMDISVAGLLTNLKTKYDQGLNQNDLCYSAQETVFAMLLEISERAMAHCNKKELLLGGGVACNKRLQEMANIMCKERNAKCFIPENQVLVDNGAMIAWQGYLERNSKEKQDIRPYERTDDVIVNWI from the coding sequence ATGATTTGCCTAGGAATAGAAAGCACAGCACATACATTTGGAGTAGGAATAGTTTCATCTAAAGGAAATATTTTAGCTAATGTTAAAAGAGTCTTTACAACAGAAAAAGGTGGGATGATACCTACAGAAGTTGCAGAACATCACAAAAAAATAGCGAAAATTGTAATAGATGAAGCAATCATTGCAGCAAAAATAAAACCTGAAGATATAGATTTAATTTCTTATTCAAGAGGTCCAGGAATGGCACCTTCTTTACATGTTGGATTTAATCAAGCAAAACAACTTTCAGAATCGCTTAAAAAACCTTTAATTCCAGTTAATCATTGTGTTGCTCACCTAGAAATTGGGAAAATTCAAACAAAAGCAAAAGATCCTGTTTTATTATATACTTCTGGAGCTAACACTCAAATTATTGCTTATGAAGGAAAACGTTATAGAATCTTTGGAGAAACTTTAGATCAAGGAGTTGGAAATTTTTTAGATTCTTTTGCAAGATATATGGGACTAGGATTTCCTGGTGGACCAAAAATCTATGAATTATCTCTAAGTTCAAAAAATTATATTAAATTGCCTTATTCTGTAAAAGGTATGGATATCTCAGTTGCAGGTTTATTAACAAATCTAAAAACAAAATATGATCAAGGTTTAAATCAAAATGATTTATGTTATTCAGCACAAGAAACCGTTTTTGCAATGCTTTTAGAAATTTCAGAACGTGCAATGGCACATTGCAATAAAAAAGAACTTTTATTGGGTGGGGGAGTTGCTTGCAACAAAAGACTGCAAGAAATGGCTAATATTATGTGTAAAGAAAGAAATGCCAAATGTTTTATTCCAGAAAATCAAGTTCTTGTCGACAACGGAGCTATGATTGCTTGGCAAGGCTACCTAGAAAGAAACTCTAAAGAAAAGCAAGACATAAGACCTTATGAAAGAACAGATGATGTTATAGTTAATTGGATTTAA
- a CDS encoding glutaredoxin family protein — translation MTNVTVYSTNACPWCTVAKNFFKEKNIKFTEKNVQTNREYAQEMIKKSGQMGVPVIEIGSEIIIGFDQAKIKQLLKIK, via the coding sequence ATGACAAATGTAACAGTTTATTCAACTAACGCCTGTCCTTGGTGTACTGTAGCAAAGAACTTTTTTAAAGAGAAGAATATAAAATTTACAGAAAAGAATGTTCAAACAAACAGAGAATATGCTCAAGAAATGATTAAAAAATCAGGGCAAATGGGTGTTCCAGTAATTGAAATCGGTTCTGAAATTATAATTGGTTTTGATCAAGCAAAAATAAAACAACTTCTAAAGATTAAATAA
- a CDS encoding DsrE family protein, translating into MKIGIVIGTNEPEAVWNAFRFAVTALKANHEVKAFLMNKGVDIEEIADEKYNVKEQTDAFLQNNGQILACGTCLKSRYKKGSNVCSISTMQDLLKLVEESDKVLTFG; encoded by the coding sequence ATTAAAATAGGTATTGTTATCGGGACAAATGAGCCAGAGGCAGTTTGGAACGCATTCAGATTTGCAGTAACCGCACTGAAAGCAAATCATGAAGTCAAAGCATTTCTTATGAATAAAGGCGTTGATATTGAAGAGATAGCAGATGAAAAATATAATGTGAAAGAGCAGACTGATGCATTCCTGCAGAACAACGGACAGATTCTTGCCTGCGGAACTTGTCTCAAGTCAAGGTATAAAAAAGGAAGCAACGTCTGCTCTATATCAACAATGCAAGATCTGTTAAAGTTAGTTGAGGAATCAGATAAAGTCCTGACCTTCGGCTGA
- a CDS encoding SHOCT domain-containing protein, with product MGGYGMMGFGMGFGFLFMILFWGVIIWLVYTLIKAAQSNTQSEGEDAMGILKKRYAKGEISKKQYEEMGKELIR from the coding sequence ATGGGCGGATACGGAATGATGGGCTTTGGAATGGGATTTGGCTTTCTGTTTATGATCTTATTCTGGGGAGTTATCATATGGCTTGTCTACACCTTGATTAAGGCAGCCCAGTCAAATACACAGAGTGAAGGAGAAGATGCAATGGGAATACTCAAGAAAAGATACGCCAAAGGAGAAATCTCCAAAAAGCAGTACGAAGAAATGGGAAAAGAGCTAATTAGGTAA
- a CDS encoding SHOCT domain-containing protein translates to MKKILINVLFFVILMSSVFAQKDHDFTQAKHIIDSGVGCSELTDEQLEEIGDYYMEQMHPGEAHEIMDNMMGGKGSESLEQVHINMARRLYCNEGVYVGYEMMQSGRMMGNYLSSYDYGYGNYVRMLIFIALIGVIWWLSYKFGIKKSTETSLGILKKRFAKGEITKKQFDDIKKEMGE, encoded by the coding sequence ATGAAAAAAATATTAATAAATGTGCTGTTTTTTGTGATCTTAATGAGTTCTGTATTTGCCCAGAAAGATCATGATTTTACCCAAGCAAAGCATATTATTGATTCTGGAGTCGGCTGTAGCGAGCTTACTGATGAACAGCTTGAAGAAATTGGAGATTACTATATGGAGCAGATGCATCCTGGCGAGGCCCACGAGATTATGGATAACATGATGGGTGGCAAAGGCTCTGAATCTCTGGAACAAGTGCATATCAACATGGCAAGGAGACTCTATTGCAATGAGGGTGTTTACGTTGGTTATGAAATGATGCAATCTGGAAGGATGATGGGCAACTATCTCTCATCATATGATTATGGGTATGGGAATTATGTGCGGATGCTAATCTTCATAGCTCTCATCGGTGTCATATGGTGGCTTAGCTACAAATTTGGAATAAAAAAGTCAACAGAAACATCTCTTGGCATTTTAAAGAAAAGATTTGCCAAAGGAGAAATTACCAAAAAACAGTTTGATGATATAAAAAAGGAAATGGGGGAATGA
- a CDS encoding winged helix-turn-helix transcriptional regulator: MKKKLFELHAEMCKVFSNPTRLEILNLLNDKELSVSEMIQKTNLSQANISQHLSIMKAKGIVVSRRDGKNIYYKLANLKIIKAFDIIREVLSERLSKKPFWG; this comes from the coding sequence ATGAAGAAAAAACTCTTTGAACTGCATGCGGAAATGTGTAAAGTGTTTTCCAATCCGACTAGGCTTGAAATTCTAAACCTATTGAACGATAAGGAGTTATCAGTTAGTGAAATGATTCAGAAAACAAATCTGAGCCAGGCAAACATCTCCCAGCACTTATCGATTATGAAAGCAAAAGGAATTGTTGTATCAAGAAGAGATGGCAAAAATATCTATTACAAACTCGCAAACCTAAAAATCATTAAAGCATTTGATATTATACGGGAAGTTTTGTCTGAACGATTGTCAAAAAAACCCTTCTGGGGGTAA
- a CDS encoding TIM barrel protein → MQILLGPAGSPLSSTLEGISELKRLGLQCIEVQFTHGINMSKELAKKIGEEAKRKNITLSIHAPYFINLNSLESEKITASKQRILKSCELGEIMGANYLVFHAGYYSKKTPDETYKIIKEKVLEIQKEINSKKWKIKLAIETTGKTTVFGSLEETIRLVKECKTSICVDFAHIYARQQGRINYSEIFDKLKILNLKDLHIHFSGIKFGKTGELNHEVMGKPDFDELAKEILKRKIDVQIISESPITFEDSLKQKKIFEKLNYKFI, encoded by the coding sequence ATGCAAATATTACTTGGTCCCGCAGGCTCTCCTTTAAGTTCTACTTTAGAAGGTATTTCTGAGTTAAAAAGATTGGGATTACAATGTATAGAAGTCCAATTTACACATGGAATTAATATGTCTAAGGAACTTGCTAAAAAAATAGGTGAAGAAGCAAAAAGAAAAAATATAACTTTGAGTATACATGCACCCTATTTTATCAATTTAAATTCTTTAGAAAGTGAAAAAATAACAGCCTCTAAACAAAGAATTTTGAAAAGTTGTGAATTGGGAGAAATAATGGGTGCAAATTATCTTGTATTTCACGCAGGATATTATTCTAAAAAAACTCCTGATGAAACTTATAAAATAATAAAAGAAAAGGTTTTAGAAATACAAAAAGAAATAAATTCTAAGAAATGGAAAATTAAACTAGCAATTGAAACAACTGGAAAAACTACAGTTTTTGGTTCTTTAGAAGAAACAATAAGATTAGTTAAAGAATGTAAAACATCTATTTGTGTTGATTTTGCACATATTTACGCAAGGCAACAAGGCAGAATTAACTATTCTGAAATTTTTGATAAATTAAAAATTTTAAATTTGAAAGATTTACATATACATTTTTCTGGAATTAAATTTGGTAAAACTGGAGAACTAAATCATGAAGTTATGGGCAAACCAGATTTTGATGAACTTGCAAAAGAAATACTTAAAAGAAAAATAGATGTGCAAATAATATCTGAATCTCCTATTACTTTTGAGGATTCTTTAAAACAAAAGAAGATATTTGAAAAGTTAAATTATAAATTTATTTAA
- a CDS encoding nucleotidyltransferase domain-containing protein: protein MNFNFPTLKDEKEILKQIKPILNKIKPLKTELLIGGSFAKHTWLKDNYDLDIFIRFPKSSNTEKISEILHKHLKKKFKKIEVLHGSRDYYRIIQKPFSFEIVPIIKINKSSEAKNITDISPLHVTWVNKHISTEKLSNEVRKAKLFCKANNVYGAESFIKSFSGYSLEILISKYKSLENLLKNALKWKIGDRIDLEKHGIKSLNHSKLSPLIIIDPVQYDRNAAAALSQEKFLEFKKIAESYLKKPSDEFFIEKKVDDSKYNLIIKAIPLERKEDVAGAKALKAFEFILRKLREFKVLKSEWRFSEKEALFYISIKNKEIPKKVLIFGPPLKLTEHAFAFKKKHKSTFEKNKRLCTYLKRKQTSLKDILNTILRDNYLKDKVLNLKQIK from the coding sequence ATGAACTTTAACTTTCCAACATTAAAAGATGAAAAAGAAATTCTAAAACAAATTAAACCTATTTTAAACAAAATTAAACCCTTAAAAACCGAATTATTAATTGGGGGTTCTTTTGCAAAACATACTTGGTTAAAAGATAATTATGATTTAGATATATTTATTAGATTTCCAAAATCCTCAAACACAGAAAAAATTTCAGAGATTTTACACAAACATTTAAAAAAGAAATTTAAAAAAATTGAAGTCCTACATGGCTCAAGAGATTATTATAGAATTATACAAAAACCCTTTTCCTTTGAAATCGTTCCAATAATAAAAATAAATAAATCTTCAGAAGCTAAAAATATAACTGATATTTCTCCTTTGCATGTCACTTGGGTAAACAAACACATTTCAACAGAAAAACTTTCAAATGAAGTTAGAAAAGCAAAATTATTTTGTAAGGCAAATAATGTTTATGGTGCTGAATCATTTATTAAAAGTTTTTCTGGATATAGTCTAGAGATTTTAATTTCAAAGTACAAATCCTTAGAAAATCTGCTTAAAAATGCTTTAAAATGGAAAATAGGGGATAGAATAGACCTTGAAAAGCATGGAATTAAATCTTTAAATCATTCAAAACTTTCACCCCTAATTATTATAGATCCAGTGCAATACGACCGAAATGCTGCAGCTGCTTTATCCCAAGAAAAATTTTTGGAATTTAAAAAAATTGCAGAATCTTACCTAAAAAAACCTTCAGACGAATTTTTTATAGAAAAAAAAGTAGACGATTCCAAATATAATTTAATAATTAAAGCCATACCCTTAGAAAGAAAAGAAGATGTTGCGGGTGCAAAAGCACTAAAAGCTTTTGAATTTATTTTAAGAAAACTTAGAGAATTTAAAGTTTTAAAATCCGAATGGAGATTTTCAGAAAAAGAAGCTTTATTTTATATCTCTATAAAAAACAAAGAAATTCCAAAAAAAGTTTTAATCTTTGGTCCACCTTTAAAACTTACCGAGCATGCTTTTGCTTTTAAAAAGAAACACAAATCTACTTTTGAAAAAAATAAACGTTTATGTACTTACTTAAAAAGAAAGCAAACAAGCCTTAAAGACATTTTAAATACTATTTTAAGGGATAATTATTTAAAAGACAAAGTATTAAATTTAAAACAAATAAAATAA
- a CDS encoding metallophosphoesterase: MEKVVEIIQGIRIVKECLYLEKEKILIISDLHIGQEEALNKQGLLVPRFQLEDIIKEINEIKSKVEFEKVIINGDLKHEFGLISKQEWNDTLKFLDLFENKKIILIKGNHDIILKPLANKKNLAVVDNFKIGDILIIHGDKIINEKEIKDIKIIIIGHEHPAISFPERRTEKYKCFLKGKYKGKTLVVMPSFNFLNEGSDITKESLLSPLIENIDTFEVYVITDEILNFGKLKDLKE; this comes from the coding sequence ATGGAAAAAGTAGTTGAAATAATCCAAGGAATTAGAATAGTAAAAGAATGTTTGTATTTAGAAAAAGAAAAAATTTTGATTATTTCTGATTTGCATATTGGTCAAGAAGAAGCATTAAACAAGCAAGGATTGTTAGTTCCAAGATTTCAATTGGAAGATATAATTAAAGAAATTAATGAAATAAAAAGTAAAGTTGAGTTTGAAAAGGTAATTATCAATGGAGATTTAAAACATGAATTTGGTTTAATTTCTAAACAAGAATGGAATGATACTTTGAAGTTTTTAGATTTATTTGAAAATAAAAAAATAATTCTTATAAAAGGAAATCATGATATTATTTTGAAACCTTTAGCAAACAAAAAAAATCTAGCGGTTGTTGATAATTTTAAAATTGGAGATATTTTGATTATTCATGGAGATAAAATAATTAATGAAAAAGAAATTAAGGATATTAAGATTATAATTATTGGGCATGAGCATCCTGCAATAAGTTTTCCAGAAAGAAGAACTGAGAAATATAAATGTTTTTTAAAGGGAAAATATAAAGGAAAAACTTTGGTGGTTATGCCCTCTTTTAATTTTTTAAATGAGGGTTCTGATATTACTAAGGAGAGCTTATTAAGCCCTTTAATTGAAAATATAGACACTTTTGAAGTTTATGTTATTACTGATGAAATTTTAAATTTTGGAAAATTAAAAGATTTAAAAGAATAA
- a CDS encoding ATP-dependent helicase — MINIKEKPDTEEQVRKILNPVVDKWFFSKFKEFSLPQLYGVREIHSRGNILISAPTGATKTLTAFLSILNELVDCSQKGILEDKIYCIYISPLKALSNDIFRNLVEPLKEIENIQGNDLGIRVAVRTGDTTQAEKSEMLKHPPHILITTPESLGILLSSIKFKEYFRNTDWCIVDEIHALAENKRGTHLSISLERLNLASPGITRVGLSATISPIEEIAKFLVGNNRDCKIVDVQFIKELDLKVLSPSKDMINKSYEETTRKTYELIDKLVQEHKTTLIFTNTRAGTERVVHHLKDKYPSKYTEIEEGPPQIVTSLIGAHHGSLSKDHRFRIENALKEGKLKCVVCSTSLELGIDIGYIDLVILLGSPKSVARALQRCGRSGHQLHAKTKARIIVMDRDDLVECSVLLKNAVEKKIDKIHIPENCLDVLAQQVFGMCTEQEWEVEEVFKIVKQAYPYRNLTKKDFKDILDYLSGEFATLEDRHVYAKIWNKEGIIGRRGKMARVIYMTNIGTIPDQSGIIVKVGEHRIGMIDEGFLERLKRGDIFVLGGDTYRFKFGRGMTAQVEAVSGKKPTVPSWFSEMLPLSFDLALEIQRFRKLIKQRLKKCDEKEEIIKFILDYLYVDENAAEAIYRYLKEQYDFSEIADIDDILIETYDDGKKKYHVFHTLYGRRVNDALSRILGLIVGRGEHKDVEVGINDNGFYLSGKNINVVKALNYLKENVKETRKLAEMAIDNSEILRRRFRHCAGRALMILRNYKGRRKAAGRQQVSSMILLNAVRRISDDFSILREAKREVLEDLMDVKNCEFIISQLKEGKIKVKEGFTLIPSPFAFNIILQGYSDLLKMEDRVEFIRRMHDMVLTKIALKNGKSS; from the coding sequence ATGATAAACATAAAAGAAAAACCAGATACTGAAGAGCAGGTAAGAAAGATATTAAATCCTGTTGTAGATAAATGGTTCTTTAGTAAGTTTAAGGAATTTTCTTTACCTCAATTGTATGGAGTTAGAGAAATTCATTCAAGAGGTAATATTCTCATTTCTGCTCCAACAGGGGCAACTAAAACTTTGACAGCTTTTTTATCTATTTTAAATGAATTGGTTGATTGTTCACAAAAAGGAATATTAGAAGATAAAATTTATTGTATTTATATTTCTCCATTAAAAGCTTTGTCAAATGATATTTTTAGAAATTTAGTTGAACCATTAAAAGAAATTGAAAATATTCAAGGCAATGATTTAGGAATAAGGGTTGCAGTAAGAACTGGAGATACTACGCAAGCAGAAAAATCTGAAATGTTAAAACATCCGCCACATATTTTAATTACTACACCTGAGTCTTTAGGCATTCTATTAAGTTCTATAAAATTTAAAGAGTATTTTAGAAATACTGATTGGTGTATAGTTGATGAAATTCATGCTTTAGCAGAAAATAAAAGAGGAACTCATTTAAGCATAAGTTTAGAAAGATTAAATTTAGCAAGTCCTGGAATAACAAGAGTTGGATTAAGTGCAACTATTTCTCCAATAGAAGAAATTGCAAAATTCTTAGTTGGAAATAATAGAGATTGTAAAATTGTTGATGTGCAGTTTATTAAAGAACTTGATTTGAAAGTTTTGAGTCCTTCAAAAGATATGATTAATAAAAGTTATGAAGAAACAACTAGAAAAACTTATGAGTTAATTGATAAATTAGTTCAAGAACATAAAACAACTTTAATCTTTACAAATACTAGGGCAGGAACTGAGAGAGTTGTTCATCATTTAAAAGATAAATATCCTAGTAAGTATACTGAAATTGAAGAAGGACCACCCCAAATTGTAACCAGTTTAATTGGGGCACATCATGGCTCATTATCTAAAGATCATAGATTTAGAATTGAAAATGCGTTAAAAGAAGGCAAATTGAAATGTGTAGTTTGTTCAACTTCTTTAGAATTAGGAATTGATATTGGTTATATTGATTTGGTTATTTTACTTGGTAGTCCCAAATCTGTTGCAAGAGCACTCCAACGATGCGGTAGGAGTGGTCATCAATTACATGCAAAAACAAAAGCAAGAATAATTGTAATGGATAGAGATGATTTAGTTGAATGCTCTGTTTTATTAAAAAATGCAGTCGAAAAAAAGATAGATAAAATACATATTCCTGAAAATTGTTTAGATGTTTTAGCACAGCAAGTATTTGGAATGTGTACTGAACAAGAATGGGAAGTTGAAGAAGTTTTTAAAATTGTTAAACAAGCTTATCCTTATAGAAATTTAACTAAAAAAGATTTTAAGGATATTTTAGATTATTTATCTGGAGAATTTGCTACTTTAGAAGATAGGCATGTTTATGCTAAAATTTGGAATAAAGAAGGTATAATTGGTAGAAGAGGTAAGATGGCTAGAGTTATCTATATGACAAATATAGGTACTATTCCTGATCAATCTGGAATTATAGTAAAAGTTGGAGAACATAGAATTGGAATGATTGATGAAGGTTTTCTTGAAAGATTAAAGAGAGGAGATATATTTGTTTTAGGCGGAGATACTTATAGATTTAAATTTGGTAGAGGAATGACTGCGCAAGTTGAAGCCGTTTCTGGAAAAAAACCAACAGTACCCTCTTGGTTTTCTGAAATGTTGCCTTTAAGTTTTGATTTAGCTTTAGAAATACAAAGATTTAGAAAATTAATAAAACAAAGATTGAAAAAATGCGATGAAAAAGAAGAAATAATTAAATTTATTTTAGATTATCTTTATGTTGATGAAAATGCTGCAGAAGCAATTTATCGTTATTTAAAAGAACAATATGATTTTTCAGAAATTGCAGATATAGATGATATTTTAATTGAGACTTATGATGATGGAAAAAAGAAATATCATGTTTTCCATACATTATATGGAAGAAGGGTTAATGATGCTTTATCTAGAATTTTAGGTTTAATAGTGGGTCGAGGAGAGCATAAAGATGTTGAAGTTGGAATTAATGATAATGGTTTTTATTTATCTGGAAAAAATATTAATGTTGTAAAAGCTTTAAATTATTTGAAAGAAAATGTAAAAGAAACAAGAAAGTTAGCTGAGATGGCAATTGATAATTCTGAAATTCTAAGAAGAAGATTCAGACATTGTGCAGGAAGAGCTTTGATGATATTAAGAAATTATAAAGGGAGACGAAAGGCAGCAGGAAGACAACAAGTAAGTTCTATGATTTTACTAAATGCTGTAAGAAGAATTTCTGATGATTTTTCAATTTTAAGAGAAGCTAAAAGAGAAGTTTTAGAAGATTTGATGGATGTTAAAAATTGTGAATTTATAATTTCACAATTAAAAGAAGGCAAAATAAAGGTCAAAGAAGGATTTACATTAATACCTTCACCATTTGCATTTAATATTATATTACAAGGTTATTCAGACCTCTTAAAAATGGAGGATAGAGTTGAATTCATTCGAAGAATGCATGATATGGTGCTGACTAAGATTGCCTTGAAAAATGGAAAAAGTAGTTGA
- a CDS encoding type II/IV secretion system ATPase subunit, with amino-acid sequence MPESEDSKKEGFNIQEEQKIPVIPDFKSKDQVDVRYPLIEPFAYAHIYWDSSRNELIYQVEEPIIDESEQKTLNIISEGIKELINMSFIAVNKKETVIEYLEKNVKLLISELGLKITEDTYYKVMYYIYRDFVGLNEIEPLMKDYHIEDIECNGLGAPIYIVHRKFRNIRTSVAYTDMKKLANFVEKLAQKSGRYVSYSNPLLDASLPDGSRVNATYTEDVSSKGPTFTIRKFTKTPWTPTKMIETRTLSPEIMAYLWLAVEYEFNILMVGGTGSGKTSLLNTIAFFIPPQARVVSIEDTHELQLSHDNWLPSVAREGSGSVDIEGRKHGEVTLFDLLKESFRQNPNYVIVGEIRGAEAYVLFQGMASGHPSFGTMHANDVPTVVRRLETPPINLSPALVESLDTVCLMAHVTIKGAPARRLKAIQEVVSVGQTLGDVKLNTPFVWDPATDRFFFKTQSRIFEKITTRHGVTKEQLASEFRIRSKLLMEMLNKKIFDSEKVQEIIHRYYKNPKDILKEFNIDTNAQIITARPSLQQKTPQINQLGQAPTQQTQPKNEAGWFENLKKRFA; translated from the coding sequence GTGCCTGAATCTGAAGACTCTAAAAAAGAGGGCTTTAATATCCAAGAAGAACAAAAAATACCTGTAATTCCAGATTTTAAAAGTAAAGATCAGGTAGATGTAAGATATCCCTTAATAGAACCCTTTGCTTATGCCCATATTTATTGGGATTCTTCTAGAAACGAACTTATTTATCAAGTTGAAGAGCCAATAATAGATGAATCAGAACAAAAAACTCTTAATATAATTAGCGAAGGAATTAAAGAATTAATTAATATGAGCTTTATAGCTGTCAACAAAAAAGAAACAGTTATAGAATATCTAGAAAAAAATGTAAAACTTTTAATCTCAGAATTAGGATTAAAAATCACTGAAGATACTTATTACAAAGTTATGTATTATATTTACAGAGATTTTGTTGGTTTAAATGAAATTGAACCTTTAATGAAAGATTATCATATTGAAGATATAGAATGTAATGGGCTTGGTGCACCCATTTATATTGTCCATAGAAAATTCAGAAATATTAGAACAAGTGTTGCTTATACTGATATGAAAAAACTTGCAAACTTTGTAGAAAAACTTGCACAAAAATCAGGACGTTATGTTTCTTATTCAAATCCTTTATTAGATGCTTCACTGCCGGATGGATCAAGAGTCAACGCAACATACACAGAAGATGTCTCTTCAAAAGGTCCAACATTTACAATTAGAAAATTCACAAAAACACCTTGGACACCAACTAAAATGATAGAAACAAGAACTCTTAGTCCAGAAATTATGGCTTACTTATGGTTAGCAGTAGAATATGAATTTAATATTTTGATGGTTGGTGGGACAGGTTCAGGTAAAACTTCGTTGTTAAATACAATTGCCTTTTTTATTCCCCCACAAGCAAGAGTAGTAAGTATTGAAGATACTCACGAATTGCAATTATCTCATGATAACTGGCTTCCAAGTGTTGCAAGAGAAGGTTCTGGTTCAGTAGATATAGAAGGAAGAAAACACGGAGAAGTTACATTATTTGATTTATTAAAAGAAAGCTTTAGACAAAATCCTAATTATGTTATAGTTGGAGAAATTAGGGGTGCAGAAGCTTATGTTTTATTTCAGGGTATGGCCTCAGGTCATCCAAGCTTTGGTACAATGCATGCAAATGATGTTCCAACTGTAGTCAGAAGACTTGAAACTCCACCAATAAATCTTTCTCCTGCTTTAGTAGAAAGTTTAGACACAGTTTGTTTAATGGCACATGTAACTATAAAAGGTGCACCTGCAAGAAGATTAAAAGCTATTCAAGAAGTAGTTTCAGTAGGACAAACCCTTGGAGATGTTAAACTTAATACTCCTTTTGTTTGGGATCCTGCAACAGACAGATTCTTTTTCAAAACACAAAGTAGAATATTTGAAAAAATAACTACACGCCATGGAGTTACAAAAGAACAATTGGCCTCAGAATTTAGAATACGTTCAAAATTATTAATGGAAATGCTTAATAAAAAAATATTTGATTCTGAAAAAGTACAAGAAATAATCCATAGATATTATAAAAATCCAAAAGACATTCTAAAAGAGTTTAACATAGATACAAATGCTCAAATTATAACTGCCCGTCCTTCACTACAGCAAAAAACTCCTCAAATTAATCAATTGGGTCAAGCACCAACTCAACAAACCCAACCAAAAAATGAAGCAGGATGGTTTGAAAACTTAAAAAAGAGGTTTGCTTAA